In a single window of the Littorina saxatilis isolate snail1 linkage group LG3, US_GU_Lsax_2.0, whole genome shotgun sequence genome:
- the LOC138961479 gene encoding fatty acyl-CoA hydrolase precursor, medium chain-like: protein MDVTPLSSVILVSVLCIITPRSHAEDDVIQRVTVRTALGDVTGRVATVLNATAHQFRGIPYAESPLKELRFKKPVPVRPWTTPLDATQFGPSCPQSAIGISEDCLYLNIFVKASETAVPASPRPVMVWIHGGGFVAGSGSSDGSLLAVRGDVVVVTINYRLGMLGWLSTLDQASPGNYGLWDQKMAIQFVRDNIAAFGGDPNQITIFGESAGGYSVGLHTISPLNDGLFKRAIMESGSALARRTLALDPAGMAERFAEHLNCLKRTSTGFDTLYLIACARNKTVDEILRATSKASALKTLAWQLDVAPVVDGEIIPVDVRSLLGQEYHGRVPFWDIDVMIGTTNAEGSLVLGPLFQFQRQLGFDLSHGVPDSVFCTNITTALARDYFQGSKVVSDALCKEYSLQDGDEDQGRQVVNLYGDMMFVSAAVETLELHTNNSQGGRSHYQYLFAHTPRTSSPPCPWFKGAGHGSEVSFVFGRPMLTSDPAEARLSLAMVDGWTNFAKFGSPNNPESPDTFNWPQYDLAQKSYTNLDLELTSQHDLYSQRMQFWAGMHEAKVGATQTGENKGQGLIG, encoded by the exons ATGGACGTCACACCTCTGTCTAGCGTCATCTTGGTCAGTGTCCTCTGTATCATCACGCCTCGCAGCCACGCGGAAGATGACGTCATACAACGCGTCACGGTACGCACGGCCCTGGGTGACGTCACGGGGCGCGTCGCCACAGTTCTCAACGCCACAGCACACCAGTTTCGTGGAATTCCCTACGCAGAATCCCCGCTGAAAGAACTGCGTTTCAAGAAACCGGTTCCAGTTCGCCCGTGGACCACTCCGCTGGACGCTACGCAGTTCGGACCTTCGTGTCCGCAGTCTGCGATAGGAATCAGCGAGGACTGTCTCTATCTCAACATCTTCGTGAAAGCCAGCGAAACAGCAG TTCCAGCATCACCAAGACCCGTCATGGTGTGGATCCACGGCGGGGGGTTCGTGGCGGGGTCTGGCAGCAGTGACGGTTCCCTGCTGGCGGTGCGGGGGGACGTGGTGGTGGTGACCATTAACTACAGGCTGGGCATGCTGGGCTGGCTCAGTACCCTGGACCAGGCCAGTCCCGGCAACTATGGTCTGTGGGACCAGAAAATGGCCATCCAATTCGTCAGGGACAACATCGCCGCCTTCGGGGGAGATCCAAACCAG ATCACTATCTTCGGAGAGTCTGCAGGCGGATACAGCGTGGGACTCCATACCATTTCCCCTCTCAACGATGGGCTATTCAAGCGTGCCATCATGGAAAGTGGTTCCGCTCTGGCGCGTCGAACCCTCGCTCTCGACCCTGCAGGTATGGCTGAACGTTTCGCCGAACACCTCAACTGCCTGAAAAGAACCAGCACCGGCTTCGACACACTATATTTGATAGCCTGCGCCCGAAACAAAACTGTGGACGAAATACTGAGAGCCACCTCAAAAGCATCAGCCTTGAAGACGCTGGCCTGGCAACTGGATGTAGCACCAGTTGTAGATGGCGAGATCATTCCTGTAGATGTTCGTAGCTTGCTGGGACAGGAATACCACGGGCGTGTGCCTTTCTGGGACATTGATGTGATGATAGGAACGACCAATGCTGAAGGGAGCTTGGTCTTGGGTCCCCTGTTCCAGTTCCAGAGACAGCTCGGCTTCGATCTTTCTCACGGTGTTCCTGACAGCGTGTTCTGCACCAACATCACCACGGCCCTAGCCAGGGACTATTTCCAGGGGTCAAAGGTGGTCTCAGACGCCCTGTGCAAAGAGTACAGCTTACAGGATGGTGACGAGGACCAAGGCCGCCAGGTGGTGAACTTGTACGGAGACATGATGTTTGTGTCAGCTGCAGTGGAGACGCTGGAACTCCACACCAACAACAGCCAGGGTGGGAGGAGTCACTACCAGTACCTCTTCGCTCACACCCCCAGAACCTCCAGCCCTCCCTGTCCGTGGTTCAAAGGCGCGGGTCATGGGTCGGAGGTCAGCTTCGTCTTTGGGAGACCTATGCTAACGAGTGACCCTGCTGAAGCTCGTCTGTCTCTCGCTATGGTGGATGGATGGACCAACTTCGCCAAGTTTGG GTCACCTAACAACCCTGAAAGCCCAGACACCTTCAACTGGCCTCAATACGACCTTGCGCAGAAGTCCTACACCAACCTTGACCTTGAGTTGACCTCTCAGCATGATCTCTACTCTCAGCGCATGCAGTTCTGGGCTGggatgcacgaagcgaaagtgggagccacccaaacgggagagaacaaaggGCAGGGTCTCATTGgttga